In Pangasianodon hypophthalmus isolate fPanHyp1 chromosome 1, fPanHyp1.pri, whole genome shotgun sequence, the genomic window GTTTTGACTATTCTTTGGATTTGCTGGTTTTTGATCATTGTGGAATTTTGTGTATGACCCTAATCTGTTTTTAATATTGATCCTTTTTGATTGAAACTATTGAAATTACTGTCATTGCTAAACCTTCTGCACATGGTTTCTAACACATTGCACTATTGTTTGTGCTGTTAAAGAGAAAGCAATTGTGTATAGCCATAAAGACTAAAaaacagcctacagaaacattttggGTTTCATGGTTAGTTGATGGACTGATTGGTCAACAGGTCAACTTTTTTAAGTATTATGGTACATTTATGATCTGTCAAAGCAATTTCCTTATGTGACAAATTGAAGCTTGCACAAGAAAAAGTGCAAAGGAACTTTGAGTATTTAATGCATACCGATAAtcctgtgtttaaaaataatgaagacTTTTCCAGTTCTGTGGCTGTTCCTGAAGGTAAAATTAACTCTGAGATTGACTGTTAGCAGTATGGAAGAAAGCATAAATATCACAATGTTTCAACAGATTTCAGAATATGAGGTTTAAGattcaaacacattttattaagtaTTTTGTTGGTCTCCGTGGTATTCGTAACAAGTGGTACCCACTGAGTTTCTAGGCTGCTTTCCCTACAAACCTGGAAGTTTTTGCCAGGCATGCTGATATGATCACATCACTGcgtcaaaaaatatatttattattactggtACAATAGCTTAAAACCCACTGAACAAAAACAGCTTGTTGTAAATAGACACACATATGAAACATGGAGCTGCACTGACCCCATGTCCAAGAGATTTCACTTTTGGTCCATGATTGTTGCAACCTTCAACAGAACAATTCATGCAGAAAGCGCTTCTGAAGGATTTGTAGTTGTGTGTCtcatttaaaacaacatttcAATTACAGACAGCAGTCAcagaatgatggagaatgtAGTTGCTGTGGATGCCTATATACTGTTTTCACTGGGAGCCTgcaggaaaagagaaataagtCAAAGAGTCGGACTGTACAGGCAGTTTATGTGGGCTGTTATTGTGGAAGCCTCAATGGGTGTTTGCATATGTGAATATGTAAgtagtaataaatatattttttgacgCAGTGATGTGATCATATCAGCATGCCTGGCAAAAACTTCCAGGTTTGTAGGGAAAGCAGCCTAGAAACTCAGTCATCCTTTGTTAATACAATATGTACACTTAGAAAAGGCCATCTTCCACATATTCTGTGTTTTTGGGCTGGTCATGAGAGAACAATGGTCTTGTTATAACATATCATTATATTTGTTACAGTGGACAAGGCAGATTGACAAATACTTAGCTTGGAGTATAGGCTAGTTTCTATTACCTACTCTGGATAGTTTAAAAGAAAGCAGACCTGTCTAAAAAAAGTAGTCATTAAATATTGCATTACTAAAATTAATTTTAGAACACCCTAGATCAAATAATAACACCTGCTGTCCAGTCGGAGAAAGAAATGCACATACATGAGGAATCCtggaaacaaaattaaaaaaattccagtgaACAGTGAAACTACCAGGGTTTATGTGTCAAGTAAagccaaatttattttatagcacatttaaaaagaacttGACCAAAGTACTTTACAGAAGTATCATAAAGTCCAAGGATacttagattttaaaaatgaataaataatacaatcCCACTgaataacaaataaacatagaaataataatactacCAGTAAAAATAGTAAGATGgaaatactactaataaaacATAGCAATGAAACATAGAGCAGAAAATTGAAGAGATTAAGCAGTGTGGAGTATAAAAGCTGATTgcttaaaggggaaaaaaagtggcAGACAGATTAGCCAAACCCAAAAACAAGAGTAAAacgatatatatttttttaaacctagatttaaaaaatcaagaGTAGTGGAGGTCCTAATGCTGAGAGGCAATGAGTTCCAGTGTGCTTTAGATAAGCTCAACAGATCAGtgtgataaaaatgataaaatataaaactggagttttgttttttttaataataaaaataatcatgctTTGTagtaatttataccacagcgctgttgcaTTATcgaatctgattagtcagaaggtgttggttaattttctatgacagcagctctgacagtagctgattaagttatttattcattcatcttaagtagctgctttatcctggtcaggctgATGGTCCGGAGATtctcccaggaacactgggcgctCAGCAGGAGAAtttaccctggatgggatgccagtccatcacaaggcactcTGAGTATAGTTCCAGCTGAAATTCAAATGATGGGGTTATATTAATTTGCTTGTACcaacacattattgtttctatagtaacaagtcaCACAGGAGCTTGTTACATATTGGACAATCTAttaaatctaaaactaataataaatggactaaaaacacattatttaacaaggaaaatggagtataattgttgatgtggtgaagtttttctgAAAGCAGATGTTTGTTTTACAATTACAGAAGGAGCCTCAGGcatcagcgctttgtaacagtcagaggagtACATTCATAGGAGACATAATAATCAATCAGAGGagtacattttccattttttaaaatgagaagctgttttattattattattattattattattattattattatagagaggggggaaaaaggcTTGTTTGGAAACAaatgtttgtagctgctataatgtaggtgatagcaggaactaacttgtcacacacacatttgacaacattaaacataaatacatatgattaaaaactatgatgtgttgttccttaataaattaaaaattctaatcgttagcaaattgctgtagtgtaaggGGAATACTTTGAGACGTGcacttataggaaaataattgacTTGGGGGTGGTAATAGTAGCTCCACTTCATGTCAGGGCAGCAGAACAATGAGTGTTGTATATCTTACATAATGCAATGTATATTGTTGGTCTTTTTTAACAAGCGAGACAAtcgggtggtaacagtaagcTCACTTCACATCAGTTACACTGTGCAATTAGTAGGACAAGTGAAGGACAGAAAGTCTTAATGAGATTTAATACTAacaatattaatgtaatgtgatTACATTTTCAAACTGCAGGATTTAGATTCAGTAGATTATACTTAAAATGGGCTCATTGGTCTCTACAAACAGTATGTGAAGAATTAATTTGAAATGGAGAACTAAACATATAAAGTATAcctaaactaaacaaaaatgctaataaccagaaagtaaaataataacaacaaataatcaactttcttttgaaaaagagaaaactaaCCAAAGTATGACAGACGTTTTACAAACTAAAATGAGCTTTGGCGATAAGATGCAACGGCAGTTGCAGTTTTGATTAGGTCTGGTTAACCCACATTTCAACTGCTGCACTTTTGCCCAGTTTTGGCTACACAATCTTTGTGCTGGAAATTTCTGGGGAGCGTGAAGACACAGAGCCTGTCCTATGTGATAACTGACTGACAGTTGTTGGGAACTGACCAAAACAAAGTGGAAATCTCTCTTTCAGAACGTTGAGAACTAAATTCCTGAATTTCTGCCCCACAAAAGCGTAGATTATGGGGTTGAGGCAGCAGTGACTGAACGCTATGGTTTCCACCCACAGCATAGCTATGTTCAGGTCCTGATCCCACTGACAAGTGTTCATGTAGCCCAAACGATGCAGGAACTTCAAGAAGATGACAATGTTGTAGGGTGtccagaagaggaagaaaacggTGACTAAGACAAAGATGAGCTTGacagctttgtgttttttcGGAGACTTCATAGCCATCAAGACGGGGATGATACGCGAGTAGCAGAACACCATCACTGAGAGAGGAATAATCAAGCCGAGGAAGTTCAGCTCAATGTAAGAGAATGACTCCCATGCGGTCCCTTGTGGATATTCAACCCTGCAGGTCCATTCCCCTGATTCATTCTTCACTTGAGAAAAAATGATTGATGGCAGAGAAGCTCCCAAGCTAAGTGCCC contains:
- the LOC113534030 gene encoding C-C chemokine receptor type 4; its protein translation is MAMIKPNMTGNDNYSDYYNLISDYNNLSLNQVCKNDNLRSFSQVFLPTLYSIVFIVGLIGNSLVVCVLVKYQKRSNVTDVCLFNLALSDLVFLISLPFWAHYAANTEWTFGGFMCHTVTALYMLGFYGSIFFMILMTVHRYTMTVHVHTPHISKHWSVRASIVLVLFMWALSLGASLPSIIFSQVKNESGEWTCRVEYPQGTAWESFSYIELNFLGLIIPLSVMVFCYSRIIPVLMAMKSPKKHKAVKLIFVLVTVFFLFWTPYNIVIFLKFLHRLGYMNTCQWDQDLNIAMLWVETIAFSHCCLNPIIYAFVGQKFRNLVLNVLKERFPLCFGQFPTTVSQLSHRTGSVSSRSPEISSTKIV